One genomic region from Homalodisca vitripennis isolate AUS2020 chromosome 6, UT_GWSS_2.1, whole genome shotgun sequence encodes:
- the LOC124364421 gene encoding uncharacterized protein LOC124364421: protein MRLLSRLPIVIAEMNSSVGAVREVAAHLSASDTLSLNNSWDFRRNPLTQIQSTEDLSDFYRRLGDTQPTVSPISIGSFHSGLSPILLSRGSQFTVEAEPIPLSSHHL, encoded by the exons ATGAGGCTCTTATCGAGGCTGCCGATAGTCATAGCTGAGATGAATTCCAGCGTAGGGGCTGTCAGGGAAGTGGCAGCTCATCTTAGCGCATCGGACACGTTGTCG CTAAACAATTCCTGGGATTTCCGTCGGAACCCGTTGACCCAAATACAATCCACAGAGGATCTATCGGATTTCTACAGGCGACTTGGGGATACCCAACCTACGGTCTCTCCCATAAGTATTGGTTCCTTCCACTCGGGCCTGTCACCCATCCTCTTATCCAGGGGGTCACAATTCACCGTTGAAGCGGAACCGATACCTCTCAGCTCTCACCACTTATA a